In Bradyrhizobium sp. WBOS07, the genomic window TGCTCTGCACGAGGTCGAGCAAGCGGCCGGGGGTGGCGACCAGCACATCAACGCCCTGCATCAGGGCGCGGACCTGGCGGCCCATCGGCACGCCGCCGATGGCCAGCGTCGAGGCGAGGCGCAGGTGGCGGCCATAGGCGTTGAAGCTGTCGAGGATCTGGCCGGACAGCTCGCGGGTGGGCGACAGCACCAGCACCCGGCAGGTCTTGGGCTGCGGCTTGATGCGATGCTCGAGCAGGCGGTGCAGGATCGGAAGCGCGAACGAGGCGGTCTTGCCGGTGCCGGTCTGGGCGATGCCGACGACGTCGCGCCCGGTCAGCGCGATCGGGATGGTCTGGGCCTGGATGGGGGTGGGAGTGACGTAGTTCTCTTCGGCGAGAGCACGCGCGATCGGTTCGGCGAGGCCGAAATCCTGAAACGAAGTCAAAAGATGGGTTCTTTCCATGTCAAAAGCGGACGCCCGGCGCAATCGGCGCGGCGCGCGCAAAAGGGTGTCGAGAAGACACCTGCGTGTTTAGGGTGTCGGATGGCTTGGGAGATATGGGGCAAGCCAGAGGCCCGGAGGGGCTTAAGAACACGCGGCTCGCAACGACCTCTTGATTCGCAAGAGGTCTCGGCTGCTCATATGGAACATCCAAGGGGCGCTTTCAAGGCAAGCTGGCGCGAAATGGCGATTGCAGTGCAGAAATAGTTATGCCGGAAATTTAGCCAGACCAAAGAATTTGCTCAAGGAATGACCAACATGCCGCTTTGGCATACATTCTCATTGCTCAAGATTTGAGCGGTCCCTTCGCCCCAAGACTCCGTTTTCTCAGAATTTTTACAGTAAAATCAATAATTTGAATGGTGTTCAGCCCATGGCACGGTTCTTGCGAATCCGTTAATCGCAGGCGGCCGTGGGGCCGTTTCGCAGCGTTTTTCACGTCTGCGTCAGGGAGATGAGACACTCATGCTTAGCAAATCTACTCACGATATAGCGGCATCATTTAGCCGCCGCGGCGTGCTCGCCGCGACCGCTGGACTGGTGCTCGGTCTGGCTTCATTGACTGGCGCGAAGGCCGCGGACGACACCATCAAGGTCGGCGTGCTGCACTCTCTGTCCGGCACCATGGCGATCAGCGAAACCACGCTGAAGGACACCATCCTCTTCCTGATCGACGAGCAGAACAAGAAGGGCGGCGTTCTCGGCAAGAAGCTCGAAGCCGTCGTGGTCGACCCCGCGTCGAACTGGCCGCTGTTCGCCGAGAAGGCGCGCGAGCTGATCACCAAGGACAAGGTCTCGGTCGTGTTCGGCTGCTGGACCTCGGTGTCGCGCAAGTCGGTGCTTCCGGTGTTCAAGGAGCTCAACAGCATCCTGTTCTACCCCGTGCAGTACGAGGGCGAGGAGAGCGAGCGCAACGTGTTCTATACGGGTGCGGCGCCGAACCAGCAGGCGATCCCCGCCGTCGACTACCTGATGAAGGAAGAGAAGGTGAAGCGCTGGGTGCTCGCGGGCACCGACTACGTCTATCCGCGCACCACCAACAAGATCCTGGAGGCCTATCTCAAGTCCAAGGGTGTCGCCCAGGAAGACATCATGATCAACTACACGCCGTTCGGTCACTCCGACTGGCAGACGATCGTGGCCGACATCAAGAAGTTCGGCTCGGCCGGCAAGAAGACCGCGGTAGTCTCGACCATCAACGGCGACGCCAACGTTCCCTTCTACAAGGAGCTCGGCAACCAGGGCATCAAGGCGAAGGACATCCCGGTGGTGGCGTTCTCGGTCGGTGAGGAAGAGCTCGCCGGCATCGACACCAAGCCGCTGGTCGGCCATCTCGCCGCCTGGAACTACTTCCAGTCGATCAAGTCGCCGGAGAACGAGAAGTTCATCAAGGCGTGGCAGGCCTACACCAAAAATCCGAAGCGCGTGACCAACGATCCGATGGAAGCGCACGTGATCGGCTTCGACATGTGGGTCAAGGCGGTCGAGAAGGTGAAGTCGACCGATCCCGACAAGGTCATCGACGCTCTCCCGGGCATCGAAGCCAAGAACCTGACCGGCGGCACCTCCAAGATGCTCCCGAACCACCACATCACCAAGCCAGTGTTCATCGGCGAGATCAAGGGCAACGGCCAGTTCGACGTGGTCTGGAAGACCCCGAGCCTCGTCGCGGGCGATGCCTGGTCGAAGGAGCTCGATGGCTCCAAGGACCTGATCGGCGACTGGG contains:
- the urtA gene encoding urea ABC transporter substrate-binding protein, which translates into the protein MLSKSTHDIAASFSRRGVLAATAGLVLGLASLTGAKAADDTIKVGVLHSLSGTMAISETTLKDTILFLIDEQNKKGGVLGKKLEAVVVDPASNWPLFAEKARELITKDKVSVVFGCWTSVSRKSVLPVFKELNSILFYPVQYEGEESERNVFYTGAAPNQQAIPAVDYLMKEEKVKRWVLAGTDYVYPRTTNKILEAYLKSKGVAQEDIMINYTPFGHSDWQTIVADIKKFGSAGKKTAVVSTINGDANVPFYKELGNQGIKAKDIPVVAFSVGEEELAGIDTKPLVGHLAAWNYFQSIKSPENEKFIKAWQAYTKNPKRVTNDPMEAHVIGFDMWVKAVEKVKSTDPDKVIDALPGIEAKNLTGGTSKMLPNHHITKPVFIGEIKGNGQFDVVWKTPSLVAGDAWSKELDGSKDLIGDWVGKKCGNFNTKTNKCLGSGS